The following nucleotide sequence is from Bradyrhizobium roseum.
GATCGCGGCAGCATGGCTGGCCGCTCCGCCGGTTCGCGCACAAGGCGCAGGCGAGCCGACCGGCGTCTGGCTGACGCAGTCCGGCGACGCACGGGTGAAGGTAAGCAAATGCGGCGGCGGCATTTGCGGCGTCATCGTCGGTCTCAAGGCACCGATCGATCCCGCCACCGGCAAGCCGCAGGTCGATGACAAGAATCCCAACCCGGCGCTGAGGCAGCGAGCCATGATCGGCCTGCCGCTGTTCAGCGGCATGCAGCCGGTCGCGCCCAGCAAATGGTCGGGCCAGATCTACAACGCCGATGACGGATCCAGCTACGCGAGCAGTATCTCGTTGGCCGGGCCGGACGCGCTGCGCGTAGAAGGCTGCGTCGG
It contains:
- a CDS encoding DUF2147 domain-containing protein → MAGKTSFTIATAFIIAIAAAWLAAPPVRAQGAGEPTGVWLTQSGDARVKVSKCGGGICGVIVGLKAPIDPATGKPQVDDKNPNPALRQRAMIGLPLFSGMQPVAPSKWSGQIYNADDGSSYASSISLAGPDALRVEGCVGALCGGETWTRVGR